In Prinia subflava isolate CZ2003 ecotype Zambia chromosome 8, Cam_Psub_1.2, whole genome shotgun sequence, the genomic window CTGCTCAAGGACAGATAAAAGAGATTTGAAGTGTATGAGAAAAATCTTGTCTGGTGACACAGAGCAAGTGCCCTTGGCCATCTCATGGAGGAAGGGACAGCACTTAACTCATGATGTTCCACTTGTTGAAAACCTGTCCCAGCCACTGTTGCTCCTGCATGAGAGCTCTGAGAATGCTTTATTGAGTTTTGTGCTACACTTGTATCTGAGGGGTAGAGCTCAGTCAGCCTCCCAGGAAGGTGAGCTCCTTTTGCTGGTTGTTCCATACCTACCTTGTGGTGCCTGCCATGGCCACGACAACGGAGTTCTGCCttcactgcagcctgcagctcttcagCTTCTCAACCTGGTATTTGCTATAACACCTACATCCTTCTTTGGAAACTAAGCTTATGCATCTCCTTATCCTTAGATGAAGATGACTCCAAATTTTGTAGAAGGGTGTTTCACAGCTGAATTCATTCTCAGTTCTTCTGTCACTATATTCAACATGGGGCAAACTCACCAAGCACTACTGCAGGTAATTTTGTCTAAAGATAGAAGATTCTACCCCTAAGGAATGGGTCCCTTCCTCCCCAAAGGACTGATTTTCTGAAGTCAGTGATTTGACTAGAGTTTGATTCAAGTGGAGTAGAACATTTCAAACACCTCGAGCCCCACACTGCATGTATAGATTAATTCAGCACGGACAGTGACAATGCAGTGGAAGCaccagaaatgttatttttgtctTCACTCCAACTTCTTGACTCCTGTGTGGGGTAAGTTTCCTGCTTGAATTAAGTGATGGTGAATGGCTTGTAAGGGTCTCGAGTCTGTGAATTTAGGAGTTGCTGATAATAGGGTGGgagttttttgtggttttgtttgacATGTTTTAATATACTGGCTGTTCCACATCCTTGATTTTACATGTAAACTCATTTTCCTAAGACACAAGAGCATCTTGTTGGAAAGACTAAAGTTTGGACAATTTTACCCTTAGCTGAGTTCAATTTCCAGTTTTTCCCTAATTAAGTACTTTAAATTTGgctttatataaaaaaattagcTAATGATTACATTAAATATTCAACAATTTGTCTCAGATTGCTTTTTGTCTTGTGATTTTTCCTAGCATTGAACCTCCCCTGTTTTGTGCTTACCTGGTCCCTCAAAGGGCAAGAGTTTGGAAGGAATTGGGTCCTTAGAACTCAGGGGGATCAGGTAGAGATCCTTGACATGTCTGTTGTTATTAGCTACAACACCAAAACGACCACGACTGCTAAAATAGGAGTAGAGAGAGATATAGGCAACTTCCTCTTCTTCTGTTGCAGGATGGAAACGAATCAAACACAACTCCTGGAATACAAAAGCAAAGTGGAAAAATTCAACCTGCAACATACCAGCAAATGAAATGGTAAAGGGCAAATTCCAGAGGtaaaaataaactgcatttatCACTCCCTCTATGCCTTCAGAGCAACACTCTAGATTTAAGAGACTACTGCTGTTCAATTTGCAACATTAAAATAGAATTAGGTTTGTCATTTTCAGAAACACAAATTGCTTGTGTATCTTACATCAAACTGAACAGCTTGAGGCTccaatgaaaaagaaatggaaaatcctTAGTTTCATGTTTTTCTCAATATTGTCTAtcatttttccatctctgaagTGGTTTTAAtagtaaaatatattaaatacattaaatgcACATTAAATATAgttacttttctttaaaatttgagTTTCAATCTTCATATCTCAGTTAGTAAATAGTATGAAGATTTAACTATTGTGCAGGAAAGAGAGATCAAGATTTACAGCTCAGTAAACATAttactaaaataaatttaaaatttcaaagaacTGATTTAGGTAGTTTTCCATGTGTGATCTATGTCAGCATTTGCTGTTTACTACTCTATATTATAAAAGGTTGTCATTTTACATTGCTGTCTATTTCTCCTGGGTTTTGCAAAGGATTTTAAGTGAATACCTTAGAAAGCGAAGATTTGAGTTTGCCAACATAATCCCAGACTGTCTTCGGTGAGATCCTCCCACCAATATGAATTGTGTCAGGTAAATCCTAGACAAGAAGTATTACATGGTAGTGTGAGAAAAACCAGAAACGAAAACCAAAAAAGGCAGTGcaggctgccccatccctgtagCCCAGAGGATAGTTAAATTTTAATAGacttttatatatatgtttttaaattcagCCAGGCTATTCCTAAATTTGGAGGTGTTTAATTATGGCATGTGACCCAAAGGCAAACAGGATACATGGAATAAATATACACCCCAAacatggagagcagcagcaacacATCAAATAGTTCTGTATGCCCATTACTGGCATTTCTAGGGAAAatataatatacatatatattggCTTTTATAGGAAAGCTGCTATCTGAAATACAGCTTTTCTCCACATTTGCAGTGACCCAAGTCACTTGAATTCTGGTGAATTTCCTGCCATGAGGACAGTGAAACTCATTTCAGCAAAAGCAATACTCAAAAGAACAAGCAACCCTACTAAGCCCTAAGCCATCCACTTGTATTTGAAAATTCCTAAGTCACCTAAAATACcgttgagaaaaaaaaaaagaagaaaacccttTCTACTGTCTCATTACTTGAATGCACACCCTTCTCAGAACAGTATCATCCAATTGGTTTTACTTGAAAATTAATAACAAGGATGATACTTCCCATAAACAGCTGAACAAATTTTTCTAGCAGAACACATCAGTTTGAGAACAGAACAAGGCACACACTTAAAACACTGGCTGCTAAACAAGGAAGCTGATGTAAAGCCATTATTCCATGTTAGATCCTAATATGTACAAACACATTGAAAGACATTCAAATTTTTCACAGATTTGTGAGGAATTTTTAAGaggctgaggtttttttctggagcTACATTTCCTATTATTACACAGATGTCATTTACCACTGCTACAGTTCTAATATAACTCTACAAACACACAGTGCCCTCAGCAGGTCCCTTTCTAGCGCCAGGAACTGCAGCACAGACCCattccaaacacacacacacctcactAAGATAATCAAAGCACCCGGAGACTGGATATGCTTTAGTGACAAATTTGGCCACACTTTGCATGTTAATAAATCCTTTCCAAATGGTGTTGAGAcgagagagaaagagggaagtgTCGCTGTCCTGAGGTGAGCGAGGCTCTGAAGCACtgcaaaacaaatccaaacagaAAAGTTACAGAGTGCCAATGAGGATAGGccctttattttaaatcttattCCCTCCTCCTATTGATCTGATACTTTCTTTtgaataaataacaaaatttttACTAGATGCTTTGTTTAATATTTCCCATTAACTTCATATTAGTTAAAGCAACGAGTAACAGAAAAAGTTGTAGCTGCAGACAGGCAAAGAGATGCCAAAAGGTATGACTTTTATAAAACCAATTATAGACTTCTCACTAATTAAGTAAACAATATACTTCTGAAAGAGATTCAGAAGGTAAAAGAACTTGCTATGAATAAAACTGTTTTAACTGCAATTGTAAAAGGACATACTcagcagtatttatttttactattgGGTATACTCAGAATGTGAAAGAAATCTACTTCCTTTCAAGCTAACCAATTGgtaattttaatttgtgtttacATGCAACAGTATTTTAATACAGGAGGAAAATCTGGAAAAGCCTCTAAGCAATTTCTCCCATGTACTGTCTTTTTAGATACTAAAGTATATTCAGACTTCTAAGTCTGCATGACACTTCAAGTTTTATTCCTCTGCTGGAACTGTAGAATCTTTGCTGTCAACACACACTGATGGTCTGAAAACTTTACCAAGCTAGAGAAAGCAAATGAGGAgagatgacattttaaaaatgggaatCAGGCTCCCTCCACTTTAAACCTCAGTAAGGCTTTTGGCTGAGGGAAAGGGAACAGGACCTGGGACACAGGAATCTGCAGAGAGCCACAGGAGGggtgtggcagctgctgaggatacGCACTTGGTGTTGGGTGACTGATGAACCGCCAGGTATCTGGGATCTGGTGAGGAAGAGGGTTTGGTTAATATTGATTTGGGGACAGTCATAACTGGTTTGGAAGCTTCTTGTTTGGTTTCCCCCGTGGAGACTTTGTCAGCTGCAGGCCCAGGACGCAGGGCCGGTGTCACGGTCGCAGAGGTGGTGCTCATGGCTGTCCTGGGGTCTCTGCCAGAAACAGTGACAGTTGTGACAACAGggccagagcaggaggcagggagagcagagaccTCTTCTGATACAGCAGAGTCTGTGCTATTCTGGTTCTGGCTTGTAGGAACAGAAGTTCTTTCTGTGGTTGGCTGGGAAACTGTTTCTGCTTCTGGTTCAACATCAATTTCCATTGCATCATCAGCGATGGGCTCTTTGTCAGGCTCTGCTGCCGGCGCTGCTGCAGGACTTTCATACTTGGCCTGCACTTCTGGCTTTGATTTCGACTCCACCTTCTTAGCAGAAGCCCCTGACTTCACCTTCTTAGCTGGTATCTCATCTTCTGAAGCTGAAATCTGACCTATAGATTTATATCAAACGTTTTTGATTAGTATTTAACAGTAGTTTGGAGAAACTATTtcaaaaaaaacaaatgaacaaacaataCTCTTAAGTAACAGTTCTTTTACTTTGCCCAAGGTCAGCATTGTCAATAAATACCTGTACAGATTTTACAGTTCAGGTCAAAAAGATGGGCTCGATGTTGACTTGTTGTATCCTTCAACATGCTGCTAAAAACATCTAGAGAAGGAGCACTGTTCAAATTGGGTGCAGCTCGCGTTGACTCCTGCTGCTCCTAGAAATgaataaacaccaaaaaaattacagttgATCACTGAATTCCacaataaaaaattactttgaaaactGTTAATCCAGTTCTTTAAAAGAATACATAAAAGTCCTTGCTTAAAGAATATCATGTCAGATGGATTTATCATATGATATATGTCCTCATTTCAAGCCACAGTGCTTTTAAGTAGAGCTcatattcagaaagaaaagatttttctgtaaACTGACATCAAGGGCTGAAAAATATATAGCATTTTTGACGTGCCTGCAAAATACGCCTACCACTGGCTGTAGCAGTCCATAGCACACCCAGTGGGTAATGATATCCCCACAGTTCAGTCTGCACTTCTGCTGACAAATGTGAAGCCATAACTGCCATTTCtccccctcctcatcctcctgctgaaggagcagcCCCAGTACTCACATCTGAGTCAGACACTGGTGGAGAATCCTCCATATTGACAGCAGGCACATGTTCCCGTTTCACAGCTGTTTTCTTGATCTCGTGAGATTTGCTTCTTGATTCCACCTGAAAGAAATAAAGTGTTGGTAAAAGCtccatatatttattttactctGTATTTTGCTATCATTTGGTATGTGGTAGGGAAAAAGCGTATTGAAACCGAGTGTTATCAGTATTTCATTAGGAAGAAAATGGTGCATTAACATATAATGAGTGGTAAAGGTTGGCAAACTTACTCTTAATTTATAGACATAGGTAAAAATTATGCTACTTACTGCCTTGGCTGGCTTCTCTTTCCACACAGACAGTTCTTTAGATAAAAGTTCTTCTGGCTTCATTCTCACCAGTTTTGACAGGGAGATTTCCTCACGAAGGACACGATGGAAAAGTCCCTGAAAACAGAAGAGACTTTTGCCATGCTGAACCTGATCAGGTAACTGAAAATATTAACAGTGCTGGGCAGGCAAAACCTGCTCCAGTTTCTTAATTCTCCATTAAAAATATCACCTACTTATAAGCAAACTTGGAAAGGTACAGCAACCAGAAATCAGGGatgaaataaaccccaaatataaatatatcacACCAAATGCTCAAACTGTATAAATACCAGTCACCAACTAAAGTAGGCTTTGAACTCTTACTTAGataaaaatattgttaaaaacGCTTGAATAACtttataatataattttatcATTTAATTAGTAAGCCTCTATTTTGAAACTCCTAATGTTGAGGGTAGAGTCTGACATACCATTCAAGCCCAAAAGCACATTGCTATACAAgtttcctgttttaaaaaatgccaaacCTGGTTTTTGGGGTCCTTGAGATTGAACATGATGCTACGGTATTTGCTCTTGTATCTGTTGTCTGTCACTTGGAACAAGTTAAACATCTCCTTCTCAATGTTGAGTGCCACTTTCCCTACTTCGCTCTCTGTCATAACCAGGTCATCACTGTCATTGACTCTGTTGCAAACAAGAACAGGAATGTGTGGTTAGGTCAGGGGTGAATGGTCAGGTagtcataaaaaataaaattttcagagCTGACATTGGCTGCTCCTCATCCAGGAAGGGCTCAAGACTCCCTTAAATGAAGCCTCAAAGCCAAAGTCTGTCTAAGGACCTTGAACTCTGGTAAACTTTAATTACTGCCCACAGGTGGCCATGGATGACACAGCTTGGGAGACCAAGTCAGCCTTTACTCCTGCTCGTGGCACTGCCACCAGGAGCTTCTCTGCCAGGAGTGACACAGGGAGCCCACGTGCTCGAGTTTCAGTCCTTGATTCCCCACTGTGACCAGGATTTCCTTCTCAGAGACAATACCTGAGGGCAGTGCTCTATGGCAAGTCTTTATGGTTGGCATTACCTTTAATAATCATTGTgggaaaattgcatttttttcctggccTAAGTGATAGCTGCCTGTTAACAAGAATTTCTTGATTTTCATGTTGGGACAGCAGGGAATCTCTCCTTCAGTGAGCTTTAACTTTTCACTATGGCATTTCCTGTATTATGTTCCCTAAAACTCTACATCTCCAACACTGCCATCTCTAGACTTTAAAACTCAGAGCACCTCCATTATAAAAGCTTCTATGCTGTGATTTAATCCTTCAGCTGTAATTGTCTcaaaagaaatggaataaaGAGGTTTCTTTCTATAAAGATGCACATTTCTTTTCTAtcaagaatttttatttcaaatataaacCTGAGATGCTGATTGCACTTGCAGTAATTTGTTGCATGAATTCAACCCCTCAAAATTCCTCATCAAGACAAACTAGACTCTGCATGCTACTTCTAGATGTAGCTTCCTATATAAAGTGTTTTGAATTCCCACCTCTTCCATAAAATTTCTTTCAGGGATCGTCGAATATTCTGTCGAATCTGAGAGTTGGGCTGTGACTGGGCAGGAGTGGCTGAGGCTTTTGCCTGACtacttccagctgcagctgacaTGGAAGACAGGGAAGGCTTTTTGAGCCCTCCACTCAAACTGGAAGACGGAGCTGCTTTCTTGGCGACTGAAGAGCCATGAGAGAGAGATGACTGTTTGGAAGGAACACTGCCTGATGAAGGCCAAGGTTTCTTGGGAATGACACCTTTGAAACTTCCAGCAGGTTTCAGTGGTGGTTTAGTTAGGGATGTGTTGGAGTAGGACGGGGATTTCTTTGAAGGCAGATTTTTGGTGAGAGAAGAGGACTGTTTCTCCGTGACAGATACCACAGCCTTCTTCGGTGCTGATGTGGACTCTGCTCGATCTTcgttccttttctcttccctttgaGCTGttaaaacaaagaggaaaatacaaTATTAAAGGCTTAACTTTGTAACTTCATATTCATGAAGATCAAATACCAATCTACAAAGAAAACTTTGTGAAATTTTATCTCCAGTGAATAACTGCAAGGCAAGGAGTTTAAACTATTCTCACCTGCCTtgttaaaagtgatttttaaaatcacactGTGGTTTACTTGTTTGTTGAAAATTTTGTGCATAAGAAAAATGTGGGGGAGAAAAAGGCACCACCTTCAAAGATTCCTGAGTGGGATTTCATGGTTAAGCTTCAAAATCAACCCCAATTCTTACacatacaaaaattaaaaataatgcaataCAATCCACACCCTACATTTAAACAGAAAGTCTGATATAACTTTACAGAACCAGTTAATTACAGAAGTCGACCTGATGACAGTCCATGAATTTGAAATTGTACTATTACCCTAAACTTAGTATTACTGAAGTTTAATAGACCTACTCGGTTCCTAGATAAAGTCTAGATTTAAATAACACTGCTGCTCAGGCTATAGCCCTCTAATTCTCACCATTCTCAAACAATTCCATTCATAATATtcagttttccatttaaaattctAACCTTACAATAATTGGCACACATCTTATACAAGAAAATTTACAAAGTCTAAGTAAAGCTCCAGTTTTCACACCTCTAGAAGATATACTTGCACaggattttaaaagcaaatgtgtttttaaattgcatttcatCTGTACCACCTTCTGGCACTAACAGGAACAAAtcaacacagcaaaaaaagccaaaccccaACCACACACATCCCCCCCCAACAGAACATCATTTACATCAAAGTTACAGTGGGCAACACCAGCACATGGATCCTGAGAGCTCAAATGAGGATGGGTTCTGAGGGAAACTACCAAAAAACAACTCCTAAAATAGTTATTTCAAACCTTGTTGAAGGTTTGTAGATTTATCAGCCCACACGCCTTAGGTGCAATGTACAGGACACTTCCTGGGCAATATCCAGGAGTTCCAGTAATTCTAGCAAGGACCAGCTGGTCCCTCTTCACCTTCCAGGTCTGCTCTAATGAGAGCAGAAATCACTGGCAAAGGTTTAAACCATCCTGAGATGGACTTGATAGGGACCAAGCGCTCCTGGTGGGTCTGGttcaaaacaccccaaacatCAGCTTAAATTCCCAACGTAATCATCCCACAAATTGTGGAAGATTTGAAATCCTTAAGGGACAAATGATACTTCCCTATTTCATGAAGAAATGGCCTTGCAAGTTTCTGCATGCCTAGTGGAGCTCAGCACTTCCCTGGAAGCAGCATGCACTTCCAGCAATGCCCCTCTTCAACCCCTCCCTGTAACCGCCCTCGGTGCTGGCAGCTTCCATTGACACTGGCTGGAGATGAGCCAAGAAACACCACAGGAACTGATCTTTGGTAAGGTGAAGTGCAAGGGTGTATGCTCAGCTTCTGCTGGAACACATGACACCAGAAAATCGAGAGACACTGTATCTCTGTCCCCAGTTTTCTCCCTAGATGTATTTTACaactgaggatttttttctgaaccaGATTCAACTACTTGAAGTGTAAAACAAAACTCACTGTAAACGCCCATTAATTCATTTCATAGGCTGTGATGGTTTtgctataaataaaattaaattcttacCCTCACACTACTCTGAGATTTCCCTACACTGGCCTTGACTCCTGCCTGACTGAGCGAGGGACTCATTCTGTGTGACCCACAGTGTCCCTGCCTATGTCTCCCTAACAATACTCCAGTTGTCAAGAGGTCTCTGGCAATtccaggagggaggaagaggataAGGAACTATTGCTGGTATGGCTGGTTTGGTCAGGCAGGGTCCCCAGAACCCAAGAGCCAAGCAGCCAACCTATTCTGAGCTCAGTCTCCAAAAGCACCTCCTGACAGGTATGGGAACTTGCCAGGAGTGTGTTTGGAAGCACCAACAGCAATATGGACTCTTTCCTGAGAGCAGCATGCCAACACATACGGAGTTTTACTTCTGAACAgaacccagagctgctcagcaaaTGGATAAGACAGATCATGGAGCAGGCACTCCCTCAGCCCATGATTTCCAAGTGCTTGGCTGTGCAGGCTATGGGCAGCATGAGGAGAAGGCACAGCCACTGCTACTGCACACACTGGCCACTGTGTTTTCTACCATGGTGGGTTTGGTCCCTTTCATCAGTAGCTCCAGTGGACCTATAATAAATGCCATAAGccaaatttaaaaccaaaaggaTGAGACAAGCACTGAACATCAGTCTGTCCCACTCAAGAGATTAACATGGAGTTTCACCACTGGCAGTTTAGAACAAGGCATTTGGCGGTTCTATTCAGCACTTTTAACACGCAGGTGGAACCTCCCTGATTGATGTTAGAAACACAATTTAAAACAACAGTAATTCCCAATTGCCCCATTTTGTCCCGTGGGCCACTTGTTAGGACAGGAGCAGGATCCTTACTGACTGCAGAGAGGCGTGGGCTAAAGAGACCGAGGTGCAGCTGCAACTAAAGAGCAAATCCCAGGGTGAAACTCAACAGATCCTCTGCCAGAAACCATTCATTCCTCCCAGGCTTAACAAACAGCACTACTTGGTGTGCTCTCTAACGACAGAACTAGGATCTCTCCCACCAGGTGTTGACAGACACAGAACTCCTCCCCTAAGGAAATTCCCCATGCAGTTACACTTGACATTAcaacacagagccatgaacGAGGCTTCTGCAcgcacagcagggcagaactGCCACAGCATCTGCCAGGACAGATGAGCCCGACGATTTCAGGCACTTGTGAACCTCTCAACACTGCCTCAGCACGGCCAGGCCATTGTGGAGGTCCAATTTAAGCAGGACTTCCAGAGTGTAGGGCTGTTAACTTTgcaggaaggggctgcaggctgTACCCAACACCCAGAGGTTGGGTTTTACACCACCAGCATGTACATTATCCAAAGCAAACTGTTTCTTCTCCAATCTTCAAAGAATATTTCTGTATAGCACTTAGGTCTATTGTGGTTcgttcccctttccctctccaacCAGTCCTTCTTTGGAGTAAGAGCTTTTGAAAGCCACTTCAAAAACTAATCCCGATTTCTATATAAATTGTCTCATTTGTGATAAGCTGTTTTGCTGAAATTATTCTacttttttcaatttttaaataccAGAATAAATGTGCTATCCCTTCCCTCTGTATAGTTTTAAAATTACCCAAATCACAGCTCTTCAAAAGAACTTTAACTTCTGTCTGTAGTTGATGCTAAAACTTAAATGCTGTGGAGATAAACCAGAGGCTGTTACACCTGAAGAGCCCATTTCACAATGACTCCagtaaagccttttttttttttttttgtcgttttttaaactgaaaaaaaagcatcacAGGTCCTCTTACAGGACATTGAAACCCTTCTGTAGAACACTTCTGTACAATATATCTTGCAGCCATGCACAGTACTGTAATTTTCTCTACAGAATTAAGATTTTGGCATAAGGCTCTTCATACACCAGCACTACTGTTTCTGGTGCCTAATATCATCTTACTGTTTCCCCCATGTTTCCTTCCATCTACCATTATCTACTTTCTTTCCCCAGGATGAAATTCCTCCAGGCAGTGAGAGGAGCCGATGGGTGTGTCATGTCCACCTCGCACAGGACTCTCTGCAGTGGGAGCACAGGCCCACGGGAGCAGGACGTCAGGAACCCGGCACAGAGGCAGCGGGAGCCTGTCTTTGTTTTACTGCTCCTTTTCAGACTTCTCTCTCACTAGAATacagatttttagaaaaaaataaaatatgccgTAACTTGCAGTCTTATGCACACCCTATGAACTTCTGTGGCACCAACAGTAAGACAGCTGGTAATTACCATTTTTCTTTAACAATAAGTCTGTAAAATTCCACAAATAATGGAACTCAAGCAGGAAACTGACACTTGTGATCCACCCATTCAAAACTGGATTACTTCTACTACTCTTTGAAGCAGATTTTTATGCTTTTAGAGGGCAGAAAATCCACAGCGCTGCAGCACTGTGATAAACCCATTAATACCTGTTAGAAAGTATTTACAGAGCCAGTGTaaaggctgggcagagctgagcaatTCCATACTGTAACGAGAGCAACCTCCAGAGGCACCAGCACTGGCCCTTACACCAGCTGACAGGAACACAGgtgtgcacagcccagcagagccagtcaCCTATGCAGGACCTGCCCTGTCAGCATTCTGGGTGTCACACAAGACTCGGGCAGTGACCTCAGCCTCCAAGTCCCGCTGGGTCCCGTGGCTCCTCGGGTTCAGCCGCAGGTGGCTGCGGTGGCCGTCCCTGCGCCGTCGTCCCAGCGCgctgcagcttctccctccGAGTGGGGGCAAGGCGAGGGCAGCCTGCTCCGgcacacagggcagcacaggctTCTGGCCTACGAGGGAAACACCTCACCCCTCTTTGCCAGTAGCTGAGAATAACTTCATTTCCCCTCTGGAAAACTGCTGAAGTGGAGGACAGGCAGGATCCCCCAACCTCAGAACTGGCGTGGTTCAGCAGTTTCCTACTGCCACTCAGCCCATGTCCCAAGAGGAGCTGTCTGACACAGCTGTGCCATGACCCCTCCTGTGTGGTTTGTGACAGGAATAACCTGAACAGCGCAGAATTTAACCAACCCCCCCACCCCAATGCAGTAGCCACTACCGAACTCTAATCCACAAGTTCTTCTGAGGTGAAACCTTTTGGAATTGAAAAAACGGAGTAAAAGACACGGGTGAGCAGGTGCTTTAGCTGTCAGTCCTAAAGCACTCCACAACGGGAAGCTACTTACCAGTTCCGAGGCAGTTG contains:
- the DIDO1 gene encoding death-inducer obliterator 1 isoform X2; protein product: MLNDSDPVLPSSGSALQTETIRASDAVSAFQSGDSVVFTMEQAGNTVESEPNTDNMENSSPASVLDDKGEQSNEEEQKSVKPTSKEFRKTWGFRRTTIAKREGAGDVDVDSGEQQPQQQQGINLRRSGRQPKRTERVEEFLTTVRRRGRRSVPTTLEDSSEAASGPATDAETASEDSVESAPDTKPVTRRICTRSCKEQKSPKSRPTKEEEEEEEEEEEDATSDSDSDGLTLKELQNRLRKKRVEQKHPQLVLKDVQNHLRKRNSGQDPAKTGDVTPEKQDESELPVKEEPETADSNEIASQVVVSEEDTEDLEAQKEEKPAKGASDEEPEEQPKSKPESEIYDPNALYCICRQPHNNRFMICCDRCEEWFHGDCVGISEARGRLLERNGEDYICPNCTILQGQDEPVSELDQQEAKVEQGNVDGTEFTSIGTIEQKSVEDQGIKGRIEKAANPSGKKKLKIFQPVIEAPGASKCIGPGCFNVAQPDSVYCSNDCILKHAAATMKILSSGKDAKPKPKEKIKPKSEKPGVPKPQQQVSIKPVSNQKRQFPEKREVNVKKTVVSTAKTEANTPAPAREPAAEPVTPSWASDHNYNAVKPERTAAISPALLFKSQREEKRNEDRAESTSAPKKAVVSVTEKQSSSLTKNLPSKKSPSYSNTSLTKPPLKPAGSFKGVIPKKPWPSSGSVPSKQSSLSHGSSVAKKAAPSSSLSGGLKKPSLSSMSAAAGSSQAKASATPAQSQPNSQIRQNIRRSLKEILWKRVNDSDDLVMTESEVGKVALNIEKEMFNLFQVTDNRYKSKYRSIMFNLKDPKNQGLFHRVLREEISLSKLVRMKPEELLSKELSVWKEKPAKAVESRSKSHEIKKTAVKREHVPAVNMEDSPPVSDSDEQQESTRAAPNLNSAPSLDVFSSMLKDTTSQHRAHLFDLNCKICTGQISASEDEIPAKKVKSGASAKKVESKSKPEVQAKYESPAAAPAAEPDKEPIADDAMEIDVEPEAETVSQPTTERTSVPTSQNQNSTDSAVSEEVSALPASCSGPVVTTVTVSGRDPRTAMSTTSATVTPALRPGPAADKVSTGETKQEASKPVMTVPKSILTKPSSSPDPRYLAVHQSPNTNASEPRSPQDSDTSLFLSRLNTIWKGFINMQSVAKFVTKAYPVSGCFDYLSEDLPDTIHIGGRISPKTVWDYVGKLKSSLSKELCLIRFHPATEEEEVAYISLYSYFSSRGRFGVVANNNRHVKDLYLIPLSSKDPIPSKLLPFEGPGKHKTGEVQC